In Chaetodon trifascialis isolate fChaTrf1 chromosome 2, fChaTrf1.hap1, whole genome shotgun sequence, one DNA window encodes the following:
- the ddt gene encoding D-dopachrome decarboxylase, whose product MPFIDIQTNLPASSFSEDFVKKLSSTAAAALGKPVDRMNVVVKPGLLIFIAGSCSPCVMLSVSAIGVTDTADKNKEHSAKIFEFLTRELGLTEDRIVIQFHALQPHQIGKMGTVMSFL is encoded by the exons ATGCCTTTCATAGACATCCAAACTAACTTACCGGCCAGCTCCTTCTCTGAGGACTTTGTGAAGAAGCTGAGCTCCACCGCCGCAGCTGCTCTGGGAAAACCAGTGGAC AGGATGAACGTGGTGGTGAAGCCTGGGCTGCTGATTTTCATAGCTGGTTCTTGCTCTCCATGTGTGATGCTGTCAGTGTCAGCTATAGGTGTGACTGACACTGCTGACAAGAACAAGGAACACAGTGCCAAGATCTTTGAGTTTCTGACCAGAGAACTTGGTCTGACTGAAGACAG GATTGTTATTCAGTTCCACGCACTGCAGCCTCACCAGATCGGGAAGATGGGAACTGTAATGAGCTTCTTGTGA